One region of Miscanthus floridulus cultivar M001 chromosome 19, ASM1932011v1, whole genome shotgun sequence genomic DNA includes:
- the LOC136527400 gene encoding aspartyl protease family protein At5g10770-like, producing MAAHWILHLALLLLSMSSQQVHAARQQDRHTISVQSLLSSSICSSASAVPAAGSTLQIVRRACLQTGDHETVPDHHYTTAILHRDRQRVRSIHRRLTRAETTATTIPARLGLAFQSLEYVVTIGIGTPPRNFTVLFDTGSDLTWVQCLPCPDSSCYHQEEPLLDPSKSSTYVNISCSAPECHIGGAQQTSCGRTSCQYSVKYADKSETRGSLAEETFTLSPLAPPATGVVFGCSHEYISGSNDTDMGVAGLLGLGRGDSSILSQTRQGNSGSGSVFSYCLPPRGSSTGYLTIGAAAPQQSKLSFTPLITTISQLSSAYVVSLAGISVNGAAVPIPASAFSLGAIIDSGTVATHMPAAAYYPLRDEFRRHMGGYKMLPEGSVELLDTCYDVTGQDVVTAPRVALEFGGGARIDVDASGILFVFPVADDSGPSLTLACLAFVPTNSPGLVIVGNMQQRAYNVVFDVDGGRIGFGPNGCS from the exons ATGGCTGCTCACTGGATCCTACATTTGGCACTGCTCCTCTTATCCATGTCCTCTCAGCAGGTTCACGCGGCGAGGCAGCAGGACCGTCATACCATCAGCGTCCAGTCTCTGCTGTCTAGCTCGATATGTTCTTCGGCATCTGCTGTTCCAG CAGCTGGAAGCACCCTCCAAATCGTCCGCCGCGCGTGCCTGCAAACCGGCGACCACGAGACAGTGCCGGACCACCACTACACTACTGCCATCCTGCACCGAGACCGCCAACGAGTCCGGTCCATCCACCGGCGCCTCACCAGGGCGGAGACCACAGCCACCACCATACCCGCCCGTCTCGGCCTCGCCTTCCAGAGTCTCGAGTACGTGGTCACCATCGGCATCGGAACCCCACCGCGCAACTTCACGGTCCTCTTCGACACCGGCAGCGACCTCACCTGGGTGCAGTGCCTGCCGTGCCCCGACTCCTCCTGCTATCACCAGGAAGAGCCCTTGCTCGACCCGAGCAAGTCTTCCACCTACGTCAACATCTCGTGCAGCGCGCCGGAGTGCCACATCGGTGGCGCCCAGCAAACCAGCTGCGGGAGGACCTCGTGCCAGTACAGCGTCAAGTATGCCGACAAATCCGAGACTAGGGGTAGCCTTGCCGAGGAGACTTTTACTCTGTCGCCGCTAGCGCCGCCTGCCACTGGAGTCGTGTTTGGGTGCAGCCATGAGTATATTTCTGGCTCCAACGACACGGACATGGGTGTCGCCGGTCTGCTTGGTCTAGGCCGGGGCGACTCGTCCATCCTCTCGCAGACACGCCAGGGcaacagcggcagcggcagcgtgtTCTCCTACTGCCTCCCTCCACGCGGGAGCTCCACGGGATACCTCACCATCGGCGCCGCCGCTCCTCAGCAGTCGAAGCTGTCCTTCACGCCTCTGATAACCACTATCTCTCAGCTGAGCTCTGCGTACGTGGTGAGCCTCGCCGGCATCTCCGTCAACGGCGCGGCCGTACCTATACCGGCGTCGGCTTTCTCCCTGGGGGCGATCATCGACTCCGGCACGGTGGCCACGCACATGCCGGCCGCCGCGTACTACCCGCTGCGCGACGAGTTCAGGCGCCACATGGGCGGTTACAAGATGCTGCCAGAGGGGTCCGTGGAATTGCTGGACACGTGCTACGACGTGACGGGGCAGGACGTCGTGACGGCGCCGCGGGTGGCGCTCGAGTTTGGTGGCGGCGCGAGGATCGACGTGGACGCGTCTGGGATTCTATTTGTGTTCCCGGTAGCAGATGACTCAGGGCCATCCCTGACGCTCGCGTGCTTGGCCTTCGTGCCCACGAATTCGCCGGGTCTCGTCATCGTCGGTAACATGCAGCAGAGGGCGTACAACGTCGTGTTCGATGTGGATGGAGGGAGGATTGGTTTCGGACCAAACGGATGCAGTTGA